The Dunckerocampus dactyliophorus isolate RoL2022-P2 chromosome 1, RoL_Ddac_1.1, whole genome shotgun sequence genome has a segment encoding these proteins:
- the LOC129185551 gene encoding solute carrier family 46 member 3-like: MKGLYLVEPVVALYAFSTYLTYPLMQQYVYRRLWHDLTNGTYPISDNTSTCAANKSSTDNNQSIYFEEVQQQASLFSLYSEVLSAIPSLVVTLMVVAYSDRGGRKLAIILPLVGTLAYTLALLSVSYFELNVYILVGCTLISALCGGLGTFLGGCFAYIADLSEDGQQKTLRIAGLDSMIGLLSGVAALSTGYFLKAAGFNWPFLTSALCQVLILLYAIFILEETVKQPPPDAANPDRSQQRSAMQQMFYGVYQMFAGASPKRRALLIILMLIFNSFCFTYIGGSSLFVLYVLNEPLCWTEILIGYGTALSTCVFLSSFMGVVAFTYCGTPQLLMLLMGILSVVTGMVMMAFSKTTLMVFLARVSMLLSIMPYAVLRSMMSKIIPKSEQGALFACLSFVEVLTANVSGAVFNSLYAATVAWYPGFSFLLSAGLCLIPMLLLGVVCVIGVDVANEDLGPETSQGDKQTSEDQNDLSPLLT, from the exons ATGAAGGGTCTTTACCTGGTGGAGCCGGTAGTGGCTCTGTACGCCTTCTCCACGTACCTCACCTACCCTCTGATGCAGCAGTATGTGTACAGGCGCCTCTGGCATGACTTGACCAACGGCACCTATCCCATCTCGGACAACACATCCACCTGTGCAGCAAACAAGAGCAGCACTGACAACAACCAGTCCATCTACTTTGAG GAGGTGCAGCAGCAAGCCTCCCTCTTCTCTCTCTACTCGGAGGTCCTGTCCGCCATCCCCTCCCTGGTGGTCACACTCATGGTGGTGGCCTACAGCGACCGGGGTGGGCGGAAGTTGGCCATCATCCTGCCCCTGGTCGGCACGCTGGCGTACACCCTGGCCCTCCTGTCCGTCTCCTACTTCGAGCTCAACGTCTACATCCTGGTGGGCTGTACGCTTATCTCTGCTCTATGCGGGGGCCTGGGCACCTTCTTGGGGGGCTGCTTTGCCTACATCGCTGACCTGAGCGAGGATGGCCAGCAGAAGACGTTGCGTATTGCCGGGCTGGACTCGATGATTGGCCTGTTGTCGGGCGTGGCCGCCCTGTCGACGGGCTACTTCCTGAAGGCGGCGGGCTTCAACTGGCCCTTCCTGACCTCCGCTTTGTGTCAAGTGCTCATCCTGCTGTATGCCATCTTCATCCTGGAGGAGACAGTCAAGCAGCCTCCCCCCGACGCCGCCAATCCGGACAGGTCCCAGCAGCGCTCGGCCATGCAGCAGATGTTCTACGGGGTCTACCAGATGTTTGCGGGGGCCAGCCCCAAACGCAGGGCGTTACTGATCATCCTGATGTTGATCTTCAACAGCTTCTGCTTCACCTACATTGGCGGGAGCTCCCTTTTTGTGCTCTATGTGCTCAACGAGCCGCTGTGCTGGACCGAGATCCTGATTGGCTATGGCACAGCTTTGTCCACCTGCGTCTTCCTGTCCAGCTTTATGGGCGTGGTGGCCTTCACGTACTGCGGCACGCCTCAGCTGCTGATGTTGCTGATGGGCATCCTGTCTGTGGTCACGGGCATGGTCATGATGGCGTTCTCCAAAACAACGCTAATGGTATTTCTAG CGAGGGTGTCAATGCTCCTGTCCATCATGCCGTACGCTGTGCTGCGGTCCATGATGTCAAAGATCATCCCCAAATCGGAGCAGG GCGCCCTGTTCGCCTGCCTGTCCTTTGTGGAGGTGCTCACGGCCAACGTGTCGGGGGCTGTCTTCAACAGCTTGTACGCGGCCACGGTGGCGTGGTATCCTGGTTTCAGCTTCTTGCTGTCCGCGGGACTCTGCTTAATCCCCATGTTGCTGCTCGG GGTGGTGTGTGTGATCGGAGTGGACGTGGCCAATGAGGACCTGGGACCAGAGACTTCCCAAGGAGACAAGCAGACATCTGAAGACCAGAACGACCTCAGTCCGCTGCTAACCTGa